CTGGGCGGAAACCTGCCCAGTGATCGCCGTCCGCAAAGACAACGGGTGCCTGCTGGTAGCCGAGTGCCTTGACTGCTTCGAGCGCTTCAGCATCTTCAGTGAGATCGACTTCGTTATATGCCAATCCCGACTTTGCGAGCGCCCGCTTGGTCGCGTTGCACTGGACGCAGGAGGGTTTGGTGTAAACAGTGATGCTCATATGAGATCTCCCTTCCGATGCTTCTTCCGTGGGCGGTAGATGTGGATTCCTTCCATTTCTACCGTTCGTTTCGTAGTGAATGACGCGGCCGCCACCTAGCGGGCAAAACCGGCCTCCATAGTAGAGAAACGAACCACTGGTCGAAACCATTCCGTGCTTTCAGGTACAGACAGAAACACTACACCTTGTGGCGATCGAATGGACCAACCACTAGTTCTAGTGTTTTGGCGTGTCTTTTGTGCACCAGAACACCGGGTGCGTTCCATGTGGATTCACTGGCACATTCGGTGAATAGAGCTGTGCATGGCGGCCCCACTTACGCTCCGGTATCCCCCAAATGGTCCACAGTTGAGTGCCTGGCCCGGACGAGTGGAAGCATCCAGCCCATGGCCGGATAGAGACCGGCTATCTTCATTTTCTCAGTTTGGTCCGACAGATTTTTGGGTCACGTTCACCTGGAGTACACAGCCTGATCAATCGCAAGGACATGGAGTTGTCCACAGCGGTGGACAACTCCATCCACACTTGTGGACTTTCTCCCCATAGTTGTCCACAACTGTGGATGAAAGAGCCAAACGTAAGGGCAAACCGGTCGCGCCTCGTTCGGCGTGTCGGAGGTGTGGCGTGTCGAGCGGCGCCACGTCAGGGGAACACCTGGGCTGGCCATGTGCGATGAGTCAGAGGCCGCACTCAAACCACACATCGCGCAATCAACACTCGATGACGTGAACGGCTAGGCCGCCCTCTGAGGTCTCTTTGTACTTAGAGGACATATCAAGCCCTGTCTGGCGCATCGTGGCCACCACGGTATCCAATGCGACCACATGCCTACCGTCACCCCACAGAGACATCCTCGCCGCGTTTATGGCCTTTACTCCAGCGATGGCGTTGCGCTCAATACACGGAATCTGAACCAACCCCGCGACCGGATCACATGTCAGCCCTAAGGAATGCTCCATGGCGATCTCAGCGGCGTTCTCCACTTGCTGCGCTGTTCCGCCCATAGCCTCTGCCAGCCCCGCCGCAGCCATTGCGCTCGCCGAACCCACCTCGCCTTGGCAGCCCACCTCGGCACCAGCGATCGAAGCGTTGGCCTTGATCAGACCACCAATAGCTGTGGCAGCAAGAAGGAAGCGCTGCACGCC
The DNA window shown above is from Changpingibacter yushuensis and carries:
- the nrdH gene encoding glutaredoxin-like protein NrdH, producing the protein MSITVYTKPSCVQCNATKRALAKSGLAYNEVDLTEDAEALEAVKALGYQQAPVVFADGDHWAGFRPDKIKALAQVAANSNAAATA